In the genome of Nocardioides seonyuensis, one region contains:
- a CDS encoding alpha/beta fold hydrolase, translated as MTQRTVAEFLTPAGFAPPSLAAVLREARVLREAGHYAARTAGQRRMARRTPYAGRLVPRAAEPVLLVPGFMAGDATLRPMARSLQREGFRTYDSQIRANVGCTQAAMARLEERLEDIAHHRDSRVRIVGHSLGGVFGRALAVRRPDLVSGVVTMGSPVLAPGAHHATLARTVDVLVRLNRAGLAALMAEDCVAGECAREGFGQARHPIPDDVALTAIYSRRDGIVDWRACVDPEAESVEVTASHVGMAMDSQVIAAVVHALRSTPRTAEVAAAV; from the coding sequence GTGACCCAGCGCACAGTGGCTGAATTCCTCACCCCGGCGGGCTTCGCCCCGCCCTCGCTGGCCGCCGTCCTGCGGGAGGCGCGAGTGCTGCGCGAGGCCGGCCACTACGCAGCACGCACGGCCGGGCAGCGAAGGATGGCCAGGCGGACGCCGTACGCCGGGAGGCTAGTGCCCCGCGCTGCGGAGCCGGTGCTCCTGGTTCCCGGCTTCATGGCGGGCGACGCGACACTGAGGCCGATGGCCCGCTCGCTGCAGCGCGAGGGGTTCCGCACCTACGACTCGCAGATCCGCGCCAACGTCGGCTGCACGCAGGCCGCCATGGCACGGCTGGAGGAGCGGCTCGAGGACATCGCGCACCACCGTGACTCCCGGGTGCGCATCGTGGGGCACAGCCTGGGCGGCGTGTTCGGGCGTGCCCTGGCCGTGCGCCGTCCCGACCTGGTCTCCGGCGTCGTCACCATGGGGAGCCCGGTGCTGGCGCCCGGCGCGCACCACGCCACCCTGGCGCGAACCGTGGACGTGCTCGTGCGGCTGAACCGCGCCGGTCTGGCCGCGCTGATGGCCGAGGACTGCGTGGCGGGGGAGTGTGCGCGAGAGGGGTTCGGCCAGGCTCGTCACCCGATCCCCGACGACGTCGCGCTCACCGCGATCTACAGCCGTCGCGACGGCATCGTCGACTGGCGCGCGTGCGTCGACCCCGAGGCCGAGTCCGTCGAGGTCACTGCGTCCCACGTGGGCATGGCCATGGACTCCCAGGTCATCGCGGCGGTCGTGCACGCACTGCGCTCGACGCCGCGGACCGCCGAGGTCGCGGCCGCCGTCTGA
- a CDS encoding alpha/beta fold hydrolase — protein MSVPSSDADVLVSEELFAPVGNDVELCYQTFGDPSDQDLEPLLLVMGLSGPMTWWDEELCLALARAGFFVVRYDNRDVGRSTKLPGRVRRGHLVRAFAGRRVRAPYSMSHLAQDAVALLDHLGIDSAHVAGISMGGMIAQTVAIEHPARTRSLTSIMSTTGRRTVGWQDPRLLPMLIGPRRAGREAYVRSSAAMWALIGSPGYPTEPTALEKRAGETFDRGISASGVLRQMLAVLTQPDRTSRLRSVKVPTLVLHGMSDRMVHVSGGRSTAAAIPGAELVLVDGMGHDLPPALFDTFVDAIRRTADRARSDAQI, from the coding sequence ATGTCTGTCCCCTCCTCCGACGCCGATGTCCTCGTCTCCGAGGAGCTCTTCGCACCCGTCGGCAACGACGTGGAGCTGTGCTACCAGACCTTCGGCGACCCTTCCGACCAGGACCTCGAGCCCCTGCTGCTCGTGATGGGCCTGTCGGGTCCGATGACCTGGTGGGACGAGGAGCTGTGCCTGGCCCTGGCGCGAGCGGGGTTCTTCGTCGTCCGCTACGACAACCGCGACGTTGGCAGGTCGACCAAGCTCCCCGGACGCGTCCGTCGCGGCCACCTGGTGCGCGCCTTCGCAGGGCGCCGGGTGCGGGCGCCGTACTCCATGTCCCACCTCGCCCAGGACGCGGTCGCACTGCTCGATCACCTCGGGATCGACTCCGCCCACGTCGCCGGCATCTCGATGGGCGGCATGATCGCCCAGACGGTGGCCATCGAGCATCCGGCACGGACCCGGTCGTTGACCAGCATCATGTCCACGACCGGGCGCCGCACCGTGGGATGGCAGGACCCTCGGCTGCTCCCGATGCTGATCGGACCGCGCAGGGCGGGCCGCGAGGCCTACGTCCGCAGCAGTGCCGCCATGTGGGCGCTGATCGGCTCGCCCGGCTACCCGACCGAGCCGACCGCTCTCGAGAAGCGAGCGGGCGAGACGTTCGACCGTGGGATCAGCGCCAGCGGCGTGCTGCGCCAGATGCTGGCCGTCCTCACCCAGCCCGACCGCACCTCAAGGCTCCGCAGCGTCAAGGTCCCGACCCTGGTGCTGCACGGGATGTCGGACCGCATGGTGCACGTGAGCGGGGGGCGCTCGACCGCCGCTGCCATCCCCGGCGCGGAGCTGGTGCTGGTCGACGGGATGGGCCACGACCTCCCGCCCGCGCTCTTCGACACCTTCGTCGACGCCATCCGTCGCACCGCTGATCGGGCCCGCTCCGACGCCCAGATCTGA
- a CDS encoding extracellular solute-binding protein: MISPSRTRLRGRPGVRRTASAAVLGLACGLLASCGGEGKTSLTWYVNPDGVEIFQEYADSCSTDDYDISVQQLPSSATDQRVQLARRLAAEDSSTDLMNLDPVFVAEFANAGWLAEVPQEKAEQILSSIEGDGDYLTGAAETVVWDDTVYAIPQWANTQVLWYRKSLAEAAGLDMDQPVTWQQIIDAASSEGGSVGVQANRYEGYVVWINALVEGAGGSIVENTEAGRDADVTIGSEAGQKAAEVIQSLAESPAAQPDLSVSNEGTVLGPMWSDPGEFMVNWTFVYKNYEGQVGAAGGPEDDQAFEDLGWARYPATVEGEESRPPIGGIDIGVGAYSEHPDWAAEAAECITSTEAQVDLALKAGLMPSTNAAYEEVASSGDYPEDLVELFRDSVDTGGPRPKSAFYATISNALQTQWHAPGSVDPSSTPKESATFLEAVLEGKELL; encoded by the coding sequence ATGATTTCACCATCTAGGACCCGACTGCGGGGGCGTCCCGGCGTCCGGCGGACGGCATCCGCCGCAGTGCTCGGCCTCGCGTGCGGACTGCTCGCGTCCTGTGGCGGCGAGGGCAAGACCTCCCTCACCTGGTACGTCAACCCCGACGGGGTCGAGATCTTCCAGGAGTACGCCGACTCGTGCAGCACCGACGACTACGACATCTCGGTGCAGCAGCTGCCCTCGAGCGCGACCGACCAGCGCGTCCAGCTCGCGCGTCGTCTGGCTGCCGAGGACTCCTCGACCGACCTGATGAACCTCGACCCGGTGTTCGTGGCGGAGTTCGCCAATGCCGGCTGGCTCGCCGAGGTGCCCCAGGAGAAGGCGGAGCAGATCCTCTCCAGCATCGAGGGCGACGGTGACTACCTGACCGGCGCCGCGGAGACGGTGGTCTGGGACGACACCGTCTATGCGATCCCGCAATGGGCCAACACCCAGGTGCTCTGGTACCGCAAGTCGCTCGCCGAGGCGGCCGGGCTCGACATGGACCAGCCGGTGACCTGGCAGCAGATCATCGACGCCGCCAGCTCCGAGGGTGGAAGCGTGGGGGTGCAGGCCAACCGCTACGAGGGCTACGTCGTCTGGATCAACGCACTCGTCGAGGGCGCCGGTGGCTCGATCGTCGAGAACACCGAGGCCGGCCGCGACGCCGACGTCACGATCGGCTCCGAGGCCGGACAGAAGGCCGCCGAGGTGATCCAGTCCCTCGCTGAGTCCCCCGCGGCCCAGCCCGACCTGTCGGTGTCCAACGAGGGCACGGTCCTCGGCCCGATGTGGTCCGACCCCGGCGAGTTCATGGTCAACTGGACCTTCGTCTACAAGAACTACGAGGGCCAGGTCGGCGCCGCCGGCGGCCCCGAGGACGACCAGGCCTTCGAGGACCTCGGCTGGGCGCGCTACCCCGCCACGGTCGAGGGCGAGGAGTCCAGGCCTCCCATCGGTGGCATCGACATCGGGGTCGGCGCCTACTCCGAGCACCCGGACTGGGCGGCCGAGGCGGCCGAGTGCATCACCTCCACCGAGGCACAGGTCGACCTGGCCCTCAAGGCAGGGCTGATGCCGTCGACCAACGCCGCCTACGAGGAGGTCGCCTCCAGCGGCGACTACCCCGAGGACCTCGTCGAGCTCTTCCGCGACAGCGTCGACACCGGAGGCCCGCGACCCAAGAGCGCGTTCTACGCGACGATCTCCAACGCCCTCCAGACCCAGTGGCACGCGCCCGGCTCCGTCGACCCGAGCAGCACGCCGAAGGAGTCGGCGACATTCCTGGAGGCCGTGCTCGAAGGCAAGGAGCTGCTATGA
- a CDS encoding carbohydrate ABC transporter permease: protein MSTTVQTATAQGKKAPRPEVSDRSRAENRLGQKLVLPAIILMLIVTAFPMLRAVWLSVFDYTLTAPDDRNFVGLSNYLTALSDDLFWKTTGMTVLYMLVTVAIELVIGFIFAMVMHRVIFARGVVRTSILIPYGIITVVSGFAWQFAFSYQNGFVNSWLPGIEDSFNWFGDTLPAFIAICVSEIWKTTPFMSLLLLAGLAQVSEDMLEAAKVDGATWWQRLWKVVIPNMRSAIMVAVLFRALDAYRIFDNIFVMTNGAEDTASISFLTYRQTIEQFQLGMGSALSVLLFLSVLLIAFLIIKLFRVDLAAARQE, encoded by the coding sequence ATGAGCACCACCGTGCAGACTGCGACGGCGCAGGGCAAGAAGGCCCCCCGGCCGGAGGTCAGCGACCGCAGCAGGGCGGAGAACCGCCTGGGCCAGAAGCTCGTGCTGCCGGCGATCATCCTGATGCTGATCGTCACCGCGTTCCCGATGCTCCGCGCCGTCTGGCTCTCGGTCTTCGACTACACCCTCACCGCGCCGGACGACCGCAACTTCGTGGGGCTCTCCAACTACCTGACAGCACTGAGCGACGACCTGTTCTGGAAGACCACGGGGATGACCGTCCTCTACATGCTGGTGACGGTCGCGATCGAGCTCGTCATCGGCTTCATCTTCGCGATGGTCATGCACCGCGTGATCTTCGCGCGCGGCGTCGTACGCACCTCGATCCTCATCCCCTACGGCATCATCACCGTCGTCTCGGGCTTCGCCTGGCAGTTCGCGTTCTCCTACCAGAACGGCTTCGTCAACTCCTGGCTCCCCGGCATCGAGGACAGCTTCAACTGGTTCGGCGACACCCTGCCCGCCTTCATCGCCATCTGCGTCTCGGAGATCTGGAAGACCACGCCGTTCATGTCGCTGCTCCTCCTCGCCGGCCTCGCGCAGGTCTCCGAGGACATGCTCGAGGCCGCCAAGGTCGACGGGGCCACCTGGTGGCAGCGCCTGTGGAAGGTCGTGATCCCCAACATGCGCTCGGCGATCATGGTCGCCGTCCTCTTCCGCGCACTCGACGCCTACCGCATCTTCGACAACATCTTCGTGATGACCAACGGTGCCGAGGACACCGCGTCGATCAGCTTCCTGACCTACCGCCAGACCATCGAGCAGTTCCAGCTCGGCATGGGCTCGGCGCTGTCGGTGCTGCTCTTCCTGTCCGTGCTGCTGATCGCGTTCCTGATCATCAAGCTGTTCCGTGTCGACCTGGCCGCTGCCCGACAGGAGTGA
- a CDS encoding carbohydrate ABC transporter permease, with translation MKKLGVPLGVLLILVWCLLPVVWIISLSFKSEESITAGNPGFLPGEGTNAGWANYDKVLTDPLYDYFPRAILNSIGISLIATLLSVIVATLAAYAIARLEFKGKKLVLSLALVIAMFPVVSLVGPLFDMWRTFGIYDTWIGLIIPYMSFTLPLAIWTLSAFFREIPWEMEQAAQVDGATSWQAFRKVIVPLAAPGVFTAAILTFFFAWNDFVFGISLTSTEAARPIPASLAFFVGADPFNRPASLLAAAAVISTIPIIIVVLLFQRKIVAGLTSGAVKG, from the coding sequence ATGAAGAAGCTCGGAGTCCCGCTCGGGGTGCTGCTCATCCTGGTCTGGTGCCTGCTGCCGGTCGTGTGGATCATCTCGCTGTCGTTCAAGTCAGAGGAGTCGATCACCGCCGGCAACCCCGGTTTCCTCCCCGGTGAGGGCACCAATGCCGGCTGGGCCAACTACGACAAGGTCCTGACCGACCCCCTCTACGACTACTTCCCGCGAGCGATCCTCAACTCGATCGGGATCAGCCTGATCGCGACGCTGCTCTCGGTCATCGTCGCCACGCTGGCCGCCTACGCGATCGCCCGACTGGAGTTCAAGGGCAAGAAGCTCGTGCTCTCGCTCGCCCTGGTCATCGCGATGTTCCCGGTCGTGTCCCTGGTGGGCCCGCTGTTCGACATGTGGCGCACGTTCGGGATCTACGACACGTGGATCGGGCTGATCATCCCCTACATGAGCTTCACCCTGCCGCTGGCCATCTGGACCCTCTCGGCGTTCTTCAGGGAGATCCCGTGGGAGATGGAGCAGGCCGCCCAGGTCGACGGCGCCACCTCCTGGCAGGCGTTCCGCAAGGTGATCGTCCCGCTGGCCGCACCGGGCGTGTTCACCGCGGCGATCCTGACCTTCTTCTTCGCGTGGAACGACTTCGTCTTCGGCATCTCGCTCACCTCCACCGAGGCTGCGCGACCGATCCCGGCATCGCTGGCGTTCTTCGTGGGTGCCGATCCGTTCAACCGCCCGGCCTCGCTGCTCGCGGCCGCAGCGGTGATCTCCACGATTCCGATCATCATCGTCGTCTTGTTGTTCCAGCGAAAGATCGTCGCCGGCCTCACCTCCGGCGCAGTGAAGGGTTGA
- a CDS encoding ABC transporter ATP-binding protein: MAAIEMKNIVKQYGDGFPAVNDVSIDVADGEFLILVGPSGCGKSTLLRMIVGLEDITSGDMVIGGKKVNDLAPRDRNLAMVFQNYALYPHLSVYENIAFPLRLAGASDSEVDQKVREASKTLELDEHLERKPGNLSGGQRQRVAMGRAIVRDAEAFLFDEPLSNLDAKLRGQMRTEISRLQKKLGITTVYVTHDQTEAMTLGDRVAVLKRGVLQQLATPRELYENPCNLFVAGFIGSPPMNFLPATVKGDSVELPFGTVKIPAEKAERAQGKGLLIAGIRPDHFEDASVVDNPADEATFDTTVDVVEWLGNEAYAYIPFEAPPEVTKQLQQLERDLDGESLRTQLVVSLDGASQIKEGDQAKIWVDARKIHLFDPATGENLTMDPDKAGTVPGDNAMAKAEQAGEKQDAVQPAGAAGDAKTTQ, translated from the coding sequence ATGGCTGCCATCGAGATGAAGAACATCGTCAAGCAGTACGGCGACGGCTTCCCTGCCGTCAACGACGTCAGCATCGACGTCGCAGACGGGGAGTTCCTGATCCTCGTCGGGCCCTCGGGCTGCGGGAAGTCCACCCTCCTGCGGATGATCGTCGGCCTGGAGGACATCACCAGCGGCGACATGGTCATCGGTGGCAAGAAGGTCAACGACCTCGCCCCACGCGACCGCAACCTCGCGATGGTCTTCCAGAACTACGCGCTCTACCCCCACCTCAGCGTCTACGAGAACATCGCGTTCCCGCTCCGGTTGGCGGGCGCCTCGGACTCCGAGGTCGACCAGAAGGTGCGCGAGGCGTCCAAGACGCTCGAGCTCGACGAGCACCTCGAGCGCAAGCCGGGCAACCTGTCGGGCGGCCAGCGACAGCGGGTCGCCATGGGTCGCGCGATCGTGCGCGACGCTGAGGCGTTCCTCTTCGACGAGCCGCTCTCCAACCTCGACGCCAAGCTCCGCGGGCAGATGCGCACCGAGATCTCGCGCCTGCAGAAGAAGCTCGGCATCACCACGGTCTACGTCACCCACGACCAGACCGAGGCGATGACGCTGGGCGACCGGGTCGCCGTCCTCAAGCGTGGCGTGCTCCAGCAGCTCGCCACTCCGCGTGAGCTCTACGAGAACCCCTGCAACCTGTTCGTGGCCGGGTTCATCGGGTCGCCTCCGATGAACTTCCTGCCTGCCACCGTCAAGGGAGACAGCGTCGAGCTGCCGTTCGGCACCGTGAAGATCCCGGCCGAGAAGGCCGAGCGGGCGCAGGGCAAGGGCCTGCTGATCGCGGGCATCCGTCCCGACCACTTCGAGGACGCCAGCGTCGTGGACAACCCGGCCGACGAGGCCACCTTCGACACCACCGTCGACGTGGTGGAGTGGCTCGGCAACGAGGCCTACGCCTACATCCCGTTCGAGGCGCCGCCCGAGGTCACCAAGCAGCTACAGCAGCTCGAGCGCGACCTCGATGGTGAGTCACTGCGCACCCAGCTGGTCGTCTCGCTCGACGGCGCCAGCCAGATCAAGGAGGGCGACCAGGCCAAGATCTGGGTCGACGCGCGCAAGATCCACCTCTTCGACCCCGCCACCGGCGAGAACCTCACCATGGACCCCGACAAGGCCGGGACCGTGCCGGGCGACAACGCCATGGCGAAGGCGGAGCAGGCCGGGGAGAAGCAGGACGCCGTACAGCCCGCCGGAGCCGCCGGGGACGCCAAGACGACCCAGTAG
- a CDS encoding DUF1707 SHOCT-like domain-containing protein produces MGEIENRPTGPAQMRISDADRQKVAEVLRDAAGEGRIDLDELDERLEATWAAKTYADLVPITVDLQVAGHSPVPAAQAPVGPVTGHASSIAIMGDCKRRGVWQVPESHSAFSLMGSVTLDLREAVMTSHHTLINASAVMGDVKIIVPAHFHVVVDGTPIMGDYGQGKDKAPAQVSPDSPTVRVRGVALMGSVQVQRQPPRGTPKKFLGSY; encoded by the coding sequence ATGGGGGAGATCGAGAACCGTCCGACCGGTCCCGCACAGATGCGCATCTCCGACGCCGACCGCCAGAAGGTCGCCGAGGTGCTGCGTGACGCTGCCGGTGAGGGGCGCATCGACCTCGACGAGCTCGACGAGCGGCTCGAGGCCACCTGGGCGGCCAAGACGTACGCCGACCTGGTCCCCATCACGGTGGACCTGCAGGTTGCCGGGCACTCGCCCGTCCCCGCCGCGCAAGCACCGGTGGGCCCCGTCACCGGCCACGCGTCGTCGATCGCGATCATGGGCGACTGCAAGCGGCGAGGCGTCTGGCAGGTGCCGGAGAGCCACTCCGCCTTCTCCTTGATGGGCAGCGTCACCCTCGACCTGCGTGAAGCCGTCATGACGAGCCACCACACCCTGATCAACGCCAGCGCTGTGATGGGTGACGTCAAGATCATCGTCCCGGCCCACTTCCACGTCGTCGTCGACGGGACGCCGATCATGGGCGACTACGGGCAGGGCAAGGACAAGGCCCCCGCGCAGGTGAGTCCCGACTCACCGACCGTGCGCGTGCGCGGAGTGGCTCTGATGGGGTCGGTGCAGGTGCAGCGGCAGCCGCCGCGGGGCACGCCGAAGAAGTTCCTCGGCTCCTACTGA
- a CDS encoding HAD family hydrolase codes for MRIRLVVTDLDGTLLRDDLSVSPRTRAALDGVRKAGVRVVPVTARQPIGVRHIAEDAGFEDWAICSNGSLGVHLGTGEQLWETHLAVQAQQALVKALVTAVPGVLCASVRDGGDKFVAQEGYSSIATYDDHKRDVTTMGNHPVADVLAEPSLKLILRHPEIGAEDLRLRLDELGLGGFSVTSSGAPFLEVMSEGITKAWGVARLCSLLGIEPREVMAFGDALNDVEMLTWAGRGVAVANAHPGTRAVADEVTASNMDDGVAQALELLVEQQGH; via the coding sequence GTGCGGATTCGCCTCGTCGTCACCGACCTCGACGGCACCCTGCTCCGCGACGACCTCAGCGTGAGTCCTCGGACCCGCGCGGCGCTCGACGGGGTGCGCAAGGCGGGAGTGCGCGTCGTACCCGTCACCGCGCGGCAGCCGATCGGCGTTCGCCACATCGCCGAGGACGCAGGTTTCGAGGACTGGGCGATCTGCAGCAACGGCAGCCTCGGCGTCCACCTGGGCACGGGTGAGCAGCTGTGGGAGACCCACCTCGCGGTGCAGGCCCAGCAAGCCCTCGTGAAGGCGCTCGTCACGGCGGTCCCGGGGGTGCTGTGCGCGAGCGTCCGCGACGGCGGCGACAAGTTCGTCGCGCAGGAGGGCTACAGCTCGATCGCGACGTACGACGACCACAAGCGCGACGTGACCACGATGGGAAACCATCCCGTGGCCGACGTGCTCGCCGAGCCCAGCCTGAAGCTCATCCTGCGCCATCCGGAGATCGGTGCCGAGGACCTCCGTCTGCGCCTCGACGAGCTGGGCCTGGGGGGCTTCTCCGTCACCTCGTCGGGTGCGCCCTTCCTGGAGGTGATGAGCGAGGGCATCACGAAGGCCTGGGGCGTGGCGCGGCTCTGCTCGCTCCTTGGGATCGAGCCCCGCGAGGTGATGGCTTTCGGTGACGCGCTCAACGACGTCGAGATGCTCACCTGGGCTGGGCGCGGAGTGGCCGTCGCCAATGCACACCCGGGGACGCGCGCGGTCGCCGACGAGGTGACCGCCAGCAACATGGACGATGGAGTGGCGCAGGCGCTCGAGCTGCTCGTGGAGCAGCAGGGCCACTGA
- the thiC gene encoding phosphomethylpyrimidine synthase ThiC, translating into MTVHPRPVSPHVVSPAHQRVLTGDREVPVTRVTLTNGETFDRYCTSGPGSDPELGLAPRRSGWIEERGDTEVYGGRATQLLDDGRGALRRGRPREEWRGEQRPPRRALPGRTVTQMAYARRGLVTPEMEYVAAREGCEVELVRSEIAAGRAIIPANVNHPELEPMIIGRRFLVKVNANIGNSAVTSSVAEEVDKLTWAVTWGADTVMDLSTGDDIHTTREWIVRNSPVPIGTVPIYQALEKVDGEADKLTWEIFRDTVVEQCEQGVDYMTIHAGVLLRHVPLTAERVTGIVSRGGSIMAGWCLAHHEENFLHTHFDELCEIFAQYDVSFSLGDGLRPGSVADANDAAQLAELRTLAELTERAWAHDVQVMVEGPGHVPLNLVEENVRLQQEWCHGAPFYTLGPLVTDIAPGYDHITSAIGAATIAMHGTAMLCYVTPKEHLGLPNRDDVKTGVITYKLAAHAADVAKGHPGARDWDDALSRARFEFRWHDQFALSLDPHTAESFHDETLPAEAAKTAHFCSMCGPKFCSMRISQDVRERFREKSAEFVELGGTVYVDAAAD; encoded by the coding sequence ATGACCGTCCACCCCCGCCCCGTCAGCCCCCACGTCGTCAGCCCCGCACACCAGCGAGTGCTGACCGGTGACCGCGAAGTCCCCGTCACTCGGGTGACGCTGACGAACGGCGAGACCTTCGACCGCTACTGCACCAGCGGGCCCGGCTCCGACCCCGAGCTCGGGCTCGCGCCCCGGCGCTCCGGGTGGATCGAGGAGCGGGGTGACACCGAGGTCTACGGCGGCCGCGCGACGCAGCTCCTCGACGACGGACGCGGCGCCCTGCGACGAGGGCGCCCGCGCGAGGAGTGGCGCGGCGAGCAGCGTCCACCTCGACGGGCGTTGCCCGGCCGCACGGTCACCCAGATGGCCTACGCCCGACGTGGCCTGGTCACCCCGGAGATGGAGTACGTCGCCGCGCGCGAGGGCTGCGAGGTCGAGCTCGTCCGCAGCGAGATCGCTGCCGGGCGCGCCATCATCCCGGCCAACGTCAACCACCCCGAGCTGGAGCCGATGATCATCGGGCGGCGCTTCCTGGTGAAGGTCAACGCCAACATCGGCAACAGCGCGGTCACCTCGTCGGTCGCCGAGGAGGTCGACAAGCTCACCTGGGCGGTGACGTGGGGAGCCGACACCGTCATGGACCTCTCGACCGGCGACGACATCCACACCACGAGGGAGTGGATCGTGCGCAACAGCCCCGTGCCGATCGGCACCGTCCCGATCTACCAGGCGCTGGAGAAGGTGGACGGGGAGGCCGACAAGCTCACCTGGGAGATCTTCCGCGACACCGTCGTCGAGCAGTGCGAGCAGGGCGTGGACTACATGACCATCCACGCGGGCGTGCTGCTCCGCCACGTCCCACTCACGGCGGAGCGGGTCACGGGGATCGTCTCGCGGGGCGGCTCGATCATGGCCGGGTGGTGCCTGGCCCACCACGAGGAGAACTTCCTCCACACCCACTTCGACGAGCTGTGCGAGATCTTCGCGCAGTACGACGTCAGCTTCAGCCTCGGCGACGGCCTGCGTCCCGGCTCGGTCGCCGACGCCAACGACGCTGCGCAGCTCGCCGAGCTGCGGACCCTGGCCGAGCTCACCGAACGGGCCTGGGCCCACGACGTGCAGGTGATGGTGGAGGGGCCGGGCCACGTGCCGCTCAACCTCGTGGAGGAGAACGTCCGCCTCCAGCAGGAGTGGTGCCACGGCGCGCCGTTCTACACGCTCGGCCCGCTCGTGACCGACATCGCGCCGGGCTACGACCACATCACCTCGGCGATCGGTGCAGCCACGATCGCGATGCACGGGACGGCGATGCTCTGCTACGTCACGCCCAAGGAGCACCTCGGCCTGCCCAACCGGGACGACGTGAAGACGGGAGTCATCACCTACAAGCTCGCCGCCCACGCAGCCGACGTCGCCAAGGGCCACCCGGGTGCCCGGGACTGGGACGACGCGCTGTCCCGGGCGCGCTTCGAGTTCCGGTGGCACGACCAGTTCGCACTCTCCCTGGACCCCCACACCGCCGAGTCCTTCCACGACGAGACCCTGCCGGCCGAGGCGGCCAAGACCGCGCACTTCTGCTCGATGTGCGGCCCGAAGTTCTGCTCGATGCGCATCAGCCAGGACGTCCGCGAGCGGTTCAGGGAGAAGTCCGCGGAGTTCGTGGAGCTCGGCGGAACGGTGTACGTCGACGCCGCGGCCGACTGA
- the thiD gene encoding bifunctional hydroxymethylpyrimidine kinase/phosphomethylpyrimidine kinase — protein MSTPPVVLAVAGTDSGGAAGLAADVATIGHLGCHAACVVTAVTAQDTAGVHAVHAVPAHLVAAQVEAVVGDLPVAAVKTGMLGSPEVVETVAHRLGDLPLVVDPVLVATSGAVLGDASVVRAYVEHLLPVATVATPNLDEARALTGRDDPPGELAARLADLGCVVVLTGGGAAGTCTDWLCVPGGHPEPLRHPAVATTADHGTGCTFSSALAARLALGDAVHDAARRAASYVVTQLTTSSTWDLGRGRGPIAHTSGGAP, from the coding sequence ATGAGCACGCCCCCGGTGGTGCTGGCCGTGGCCGGCACCGACAGCGGAGGGGCAGCCGGCCTGGCCGCGGACGTGGCCACGATCGGTCACCTGGGCTGCCACGCAGCGTGCGTCGTCACCGCTGTCACCGCCCAGGACACGGCAGGAGTGCATGCGGTCCACGCGGTGCCCGCCCACCTCGTCGCTGCCCAGGTGGAGGCGGTCGTGGGCGACCTCCCCGTCGCTGCCGTGAAGACCGGGATGCTGGGCTCGCCCGAGGTTGTCGAGACGGTCGCGCACCGCCTGGGGGACCTGCCCCTCGTGGTCGACCCGGTGCTGGTGGCGACCAGCGGAGCGGTGCTCGGCGACGCCTCGGTGGTCCGTGCCTACGTCGAGCACCTGCTCCCGGTCGCGACGGTCGCGACGCCCAACCTCGACGAGGCGCGCGCGCTGACGGGTCGCGACGATCCACCCGGCGAGCTGGCAGCACGCCTCGCCGACCTGGGCTGCGTCGTCGTGCTGACCGGAGGCGGCGCTGCCGGCACGTGCACGGACTGGCTGTGCGTGCCCGGCGGACACCCTGAGCCACTGCGGCACCCCGCCGTCGCGACGACCGCCGACCACGGGACGGGCTGCACCTTCAGCAGCGCGCTGGCCGCGCGGCTCGCGCTCGGCGACGCGGTGCACGACGCCGCCCGGCGCGCGGCGTCGTACGTCGTCACCCAGCTCACGACCAGCAGCACCTGGGACCTCGGCCGCGGCCGAGGACCCATCGCCCACACCTCAGGAGGAGCACCATGA
- a CDS encoding thiamine phosphate synthase — protein MHEQPEVTSLPLPRVVLVTDRSLLPPGRGLLATVRECTAAGLRAVVVREHDLSVHARALLLRDLARIDGLMVISSRSPCLTAHGLHLAAHQPAPRSGRWGRSCHSRQDVARAAGEGAAWATLSPYAPSRSKPGRPPLPADSWAGHPVPVLALAGVDATNARAAIEAGAHGVAVMGAVMRADDPASVVAQLLGEVG, from the coding sequence GTGCATGAACAGCCGGAGGTCACGTCGCTCCCACTGCCGCGAGTCGTGCTGGTGACCGACCGCTCCCTGCTGCCCCCCGGGCGGGGACTGCTGGCAACCGTGCGCGAGTGCACCGCCGCCGGCCTGCGGGCCGTCGTGGTCCGTGAGCACGACCTCTCCGTGCACGCCCGGGCACTGCTCCTGCGCGACCTCGCCCGCATCGACGGGCTCATGGTCATCTCTTCGCGCAGCCCCTGCCTCACCGCGCACGGGCTCCACCTCGCCGCGCACCAGCCGGCTCCCCGCTCTGGTCGCTGGGGCCGCTCCTGCCACTCGCGGCAGGATGTCGCACGCGCGGCCGGCGAGGGCGCTGCGTGGGCGACCCTGTCGCCGTACGCTCCCAGCAGGAGCAAGCCCGGTCGCCCGCCCCTGCCCGCCGACTCGTGGGCGGGTCACCCGGTCCCGGTCCTCGCGCTGGCCGGCGTCGACGCCACCAACGCCCGAGCGGCGATCGAGGCGGGCGCGCACGGCGTTGCCGTCATGGGTGCGGTGATGAGAGCCGATGACCCTGCCTCGGTGGTGGCTCAGTTGCTGGGGGAGGTCGGATGA